In Amycolatopsis sp. EV170708-02-1, the following are encoded in one genomic region:
- a CDS encoding 3-hydroxyacyl-ACP dehydratase FabZ family protein produces MTEHHDVRILLPQRYPLLLVDRVLELVPGESIVTIKAVTGTEPCYAGIPDGAPASRYDYPKSLMIESFGQSAALLWLDGRAPVEDDDTTLMFIGARDYRFMGAARPGDVLRHEVRLESVLADTAFATGRTWAGDRLIATVTTLTATRRPVRPAA; encoded by the coding sequence ATGACCGAGCACCACGACGTCCGGATCCTGCTCCCGCAGCGCTATCCGCTGCTGCTGGTGGACCGCGTGCTGGAGCTGGTCCCCGGCGAATCGATCGTGACGATCAAGGCGGTCACCGGCACCGAGCCGTGCTACGCGGGGATTCCCGACGGCGCGCCGGCGAGCCGGTACGACTACCCGAAGTCGCTGATGATCGAGTCGTTCGGGCAGAGCGCCGCGCTGCTCTGGCTCGACGGCCGCGCGCCGGTCGAGGACGACGACACGACGTTGATGTTCATCGGTGCCCGTGACTATCGCTTCATGGGTGCCGCCCGCCCTGGTGACGTGCTCCGCCACGAGGTCCGCCTGGAGTCGGTGCTGGCCGACACGGCCTTCGCCACCGGCCGGACCTGGGCCGGTGATCGCCTGATCGCCACCGTCACCACCCTGACCGCGACGCGGCGCCCTGTGCGGCCCGCGGCGTGA
- a CDS encoding acyl carrier protein, translating to MTQTDTQLEELRELVAEVLELEPEELEDNGDFIDDYEADSLRAIEILARIDKQYKIEIPQAELPELRTLKAVNDALIRHSVKKG from the coding sequence ATGACGCAGACCGACACCCAGCTCGAGGAGCTCCGCGAGCTGGTCGCCGAGGTGCTCGAGCTCGAGCCCGAGGAACTCGAGGACAACGGGGACTTCATCGACGACTACGAGGCCGACTCCCTGCGCGCCATCGAGATCCTCGCCCGGATCGACAAGCAGTACAAGATCGAGATCCCGCAGGCCGAACTGCCCGAGCTGCGCACGCTCAAGGCGGTCAACGACGCCCTGATCCGGCACTCCGTCAAGAAGGGATGA
- a CDS encoding beta-ketoacyl synthase codes for MARVVVTGVGPVSSIGIGIAAFAEALRTGRSGISPITSFDPAGFPHRNAGEVQTFDPGAQLRRVDPAHWGRSSQFAASAARLAVADARLDLTSVTPGRAHAIMGTTSGESAVAEALTEQIIDGGFAAQDPALLTQLPANRLANAVSEELGLAGESLTIATACSASNYAIGYAYDLLAGGEADVVFAGGADSVCRWAHAGFYRLGALAKDACTPFDKDRAGILTGEGGAVLALETLEHATKRGATIYAELLGYGVNCDAIHPVTPDAPTVAECMRIAHRNSGISPSDVDYICAHGTGTQVNDLVESKAVLEVFGERPPPISSIKSMLGHTMGAACGFGAIASTIAIDRGFLPPTVNWTTEDPELGVDPVPNAARQANVRVVQNDGFAFGGNNAIVMLGAPE; via the coding sequence GTGGCCCGCGTTGTCGTTACCGGGGTCGGCCCGGTGTCGAGCATCGGGATCGGGATCGCCGCGTTCGCCGAGGCGCTCCGCACCGGCCGATCCGGTATCTCGCCCATCACCAGCTTCGACCCGGCCGGGTTCCCGCACCGGAACGCGGGCGAGGTCCAGACCTTTGATCCGGGTGCTCAGCTCCGCCGGGTCGACCCGGCGCACTGGGGCCGGTCCAGCCAGTTCGCGGCGAGTGCCGCGCGGCTGGCGGTGGCCGACGCCCGGCTCGACCTGACGTCGGTGACGCCCGGGCGCGCCCACGCGATCATGGGCACCACCAGTGGTGAGTCCGCGGTCGCGGAGGCGCTCACCGAGCAGATCATCGACGGCGGGTTCGCCGCGCAGGACCCGGCCCTGCTGACGCAGCTGCCCGCCAACCGGCTGGCGAACGCGGTCAGCGAGGAGCTGGGACTCGCCGGGGAGTCGCTGACCATCGCGACCGCCTGCTCGGCGAGCAACTACGCGATCGGCTACGCCTACGACCTGCTGGCCGGCGGTGAGGCCGACGTCGTCTTCGCCGGCGGCGCCGATTCGGTGTGCCGCTGGGCGCACGCCGGGTTCTACCGGCTCGGCGCGCTGGCGAAGGACGCCTGCACCCCGTTCGACAAGGACCGCGCGGGCATCCTCACCGGTGAGGGCGGCGCCGTGCTCGCACTGGAGACCTTGGAGCACGCCACGAAGCGGGGCGCCACGATCTACGCGGAACTGCTCGGGTACGGCGTCAACTGCGACGCCATCCACCCGGTCACGCCGGACGCGCCGACGGTCGCGGAATGCATGCGCATCGCGCACCGCAACTCCGGGATCTCACCGTCCGATGTGGACTACATCTGCGCGCACGGCACCGGCACGCAGGTGAACGACCTGGTCGAGAGCAAGGCCGTGCTCGAGGTCTTCGGCGAGCGCCCGCCGCCGATCAGCTCGATCAAGTCGATGCTCGGCCACACCATGGGCGCGGCCTGCGGGTTCGGGGCGATCGCCTCGACGATCGCGATCGACCGCGGTTTCCTGCCGCCCACGGTCAACTGGACCACCGAGGACCCGGAGCTGGGCGTCGACCCGGTGCCGAACGCGGCCCGGCAGGCGAACGTGCGGGTGGTCCAGAACGACGGTTTCGCCTTCGGTGGCAACAACGCCATCGTGATGTTGGGAGCGCCAGAATGA